One genomic segment of Streptomyces sp. TLI_146 includes these proteins:
- the dapA gene encoding 4-hydroxy-tetrahydrodipicolinate synthase has protein sequence MAPISTPQTPFGRVLTAMVTPFTADGALDLDGAQRLAVHLVDAGNDGLIVNGTTGESPTTSDAEKDQLVRAVLEAVGDRAHVVAGIGTNDTRHTLELARTAERSGAHGLLAVTPYYNKPPQEGLYRHFSAIADATELPVMLYDIPGRSGVPIDTETLVRLAEHPRIVANKDAKGDLGRASWAIARSGLAWYSGDDMLNLPLLSVGAVGFVSVVGHVVTPELRALLDAYLSGNVQKATEIHQRLLPVYTGMFRTQGVITTKAALALQGLPGGPLRLPMVDLTAEETAQLKIDLAAGGVEL, from the coding sequence ATGGCTCCGATCTCCACTCCGCAGACCCCCTTCGGGCGGGTCCTCACCGCCATGGTCACGCCCTTCACGGCGGACGGCGCACTCGACCTCGACGGCGCGCAGCGGCTCGCCGTCCACCTGGTCGACGCAGGCAACGACGGACTGATCGTCAACGGCACCACCGGCGAGTCCCCGACCACCAGCGACGCGGAGAAAGACCAGCTCGTACGGGCCGTACTGGAAGCGGTCGGAGACCGGGCCCACGTCGTCGCCGGCATCGGCACGAATGACACGCGTCACACCCTGGAGCTGGCCCGCACGGCCGAGCGCTCCGGCGCACACGGCCTGCTCGCCGTCACGCCGTACTACAACAAGCCCCCCCAGGAGGGCCTGTACCGGCACTTCTCGGCCATCGCCGACGCCACCGAGCTCCCGGTGATGCTCTACGACATCCCCGGCCGCAGCGGTGTCCCGATCGACACCGAAACCCTGGTGCGCCTCGCCGAGCACCCGCGTATCGTCGCCAACAAGGACGCCAAGGGCGACCTCGGCCGTGCCAGCTGGGCCATCGCCCGCTCCGGCCTCGCCTGGTACTCCGGCGACGACATGCTCAACCTGCCGCTGCTCTCGGTCGGCGCGGTCGGCTTCGTCTCGGTCGTCGGCCATGTGGTCACCCCCGAGCTGCGCGCGCTCCTCGACGCGTACCTCTCGGGCAACGTCCAGAAGGCCACCGAGATCCACCAGCGGCTGCTCCCCGTGTACACGGGCATGTTCCGTACCCAGGGAGTGATCACCACCAAGGCCGCGCTGGCCCTCCAGGGGCTGCCCGGCGGACCGCTGCGGCTGCCGATGGTCGACCTGACGGCGGAGGAGACCGCCCAGCTCAAGATCGATCTTGCGGCCGGCGGGGTAGAGCTGTAG